A single Rubrivivax gelatinosus IL144 DNA region contains:
- a CDS encoding S9 family peptidase — MKTKPITVDDLWKLERIGAPSLSPDGAQAVATVTRYSMEDNKSASSLWLFSTLGGAARALTACGEKDGQPQWSPKGELVAFVAKREQQGQKDETAQLYVIAPDGGEARRAATVTTGVEAFRWCPDGRRLLFVSWVWPDAKGTKEQAKRAKAFKERKETGYATGEAQYRFWDHHLPQDRVPHLHLLELGRDAGDAKLRDLFEGTPYELRRHDPDADCFDVSPDGKRVVFAFDPAPEKRIDNRFALAEIELKTGRVSVIVQDADWDCSAPRYSPEGDRVAFIASHQGRKHTMPGQVAVWYRDEARWEVLSEAWDHDVQAPLAWEEDGQALLLRAEQRGRQHLWRFDLPDRRAEVVVEGGTVQAFDKAAGTLVTLADSATHPARLQACLPGEAPRRIETINDALLARLQSGRVEEVWIKGAASVEGGEPDDVQMWLVYPPGFDPKKKTPILHLIHGGPHTAFGDAWHYRWNTQVFAAQGYVVACVNYHGSSSFGTAFLDSITHRWGQLETIDVEAATDWLLKKPWADKRRVFASGGSYGGFMVAWMNGHVPAGRYAAYVCHAGCFDWTAMFADDAYSWHAKELGAWYWDDMARVHAQSPHAAAGAMTTPTLVIHGALDYRVPDAQGLAYYNTLKARGVDARLLWYPDENHWVLKPRNSKQWYGEFFGWLARHDPGPAKTRKR, encoded by the coding sequence ATGAAGACCAAGCCGATCACCGTCGACGATCTCTGGAAGCTCGAGCGCATCGGCGCGCCCAGCCTCTCGCCCGACGGCGCGCAGGCCGTCGCCACGGTCACGCGCTACTCGATGGAGGACAACAAGTCCGCCAGCTCGCTGTGGCTGTTCTCGACGCTGGGCGGCGCCGCGCGGGCGCTCACCGCCTGCGGCGAGAAGGACGGCCAGCCGCAGTGGAGCCCCAAGGGCGAGCTGGTCGCCTTCGTCGCCAAGCGCGAGCAGCAGGGCCAGAAGGACGAGACGGCGCAGCTCTACGTCATCGCGCCCGACGGAGGCGAAGCGCGCCGCGCGGCGACGGTGACCACCGGCGTCGAGGCCTTCCGCTGGTGCCCCGACGGCCGCCGGCTGCTGTTCGTCTCCTGGGTCTGGCCGGATGCCAAGGGCACCAAGGAGCAGGCCAAGCGCGCCAAGGCCTTCAAGGAACGCAAGGAGACCGGCTACGCCACCGGCGAAGCCCAGTACCGCTTCTGGGACCACCATCTGCCGCAGGACCGCGTGCCGCACCTGCACCTGCTGGAGCTGGGCCGTGACGCTGGCGACGCCAAGCTGCGCGACCTGTTCGAAGGCACGCCTTACGAACTGCGCCGCCACGACCCGGACGCCGACTGCTTCGACGTCTCGCCGGACGGCAAGCGCGTGGTCTTCGCCTTCGACCCGGCGCCCGAGAAGCGCATCGACAACCGCTTCGCGCTGGCCGAGATCGAGCTGAAGACCGGCCGCGTCAGCGTCATCGTGCAGGACGCCGACTGGGACTGCTCGGCGCCGCGCTACAGCCCCGAGGGCGACCGCGTCGCCTTCATCGCCAGCCACCAGGGCCGCAAGCACACGATGCCCGGCCAGGTCGCCGTCTGGTACCGCGACGAAGCGCGCTGGGAGGTGCTGTCCGAGGCCTGGGACCACGACGTGCAGGCGCCGCTGGCCTGGGAGGAAGACGGCCAGGCGCTCTTGCTGCGCGCCGAGCAGCGCGGCCGCCAGCACCTGTGGCGCTTCGACCTGCCCGACCGCCGCGCCGAGGTCGTCGTCGAAGGCGGCACGGTGCAGGCCTTCGACAAGGCCGCCGGCACGCTGGTGACGCTGGCCGACAGCGCCACCCACCCGGCGCGGCTGCAGGCCTGCCTGCCGGGCGAGGCGCCGCGGCGCATCGAGACGATCAACGACGCGCTGCTGGCACGCCTGCAGAGCGGCCGCGTCGAGGAGGTCTGGATCAAGGGCGCCGCCAGCGTCGAGGGCGGCGAGCCCGACGACGTGCAGATGTGGCTGGTCTACCCGCCGGGCTTCGACCCGAAGAAGAAGACGCCGATCCTGCACCTGATCCACGGCGGCCCGCACACCGCCTTCGGCGACGCCTGGCACTACCGCTGGAACACCCAGGTCTTCGCCGCCCAGGGCTATGTCGTCGCCTGCGTCAACTACCACGGCTCGTCGAGCTTCGGCACCGCCTTCCTCGACAGCATCACCCACCGCTGGGGCCAGCTCGAGACGATCGACGTCGAGGCCGCCACCGACTGGCTGCTGAAGAAGCCCTGGGCCGACAAGCGCCGCGTCTTCGCCTCGGGCGGCAGCTACGGCGGCTTCATGGTCGCCTGGATGAACGGCCACGTGCCGGCCGGGCGTTACGCCGCCTACGTCTGCCACGCCGGCTGCTTCGACTGGACGGCGATGTTCGCCGACGATGCCTACAGCTGGCACGCCAAGGAGCTGGGCGCCTGGTACTGGGACGACATGGCGCGCGTGCACGCGCAGAGCCCGCACGCCGCCGCCGGCGCGATGACGACGCCGACGCTGGTGATCCACGGCGCACTCGACTACCGCGTGCCCGACGCCCAGGGCCTGGCCTACTACAACACGCTGAAGGCCCGCGGCGTCGACGCCCGGCTGCTCTGGTACCCCGACGAGAACCACTGGGTGCTCAAGCCGCGCAACTCGAAGCAGTGGTACGGCGAGTTCTTCGGCTGGCTGGCTCGCCACGATCCGGGCCCGGCCAAGACGCGCAAGCGCTGA
- a CDS encoding vWA domain-containing protein produces MLIDFFYTLRAAKLPVSVKEFLTLLEALQAGVVDGSVDDFYYLARATLVKDEAHYDKFDRAFGAYFKGVELLTDFTREVPLDWLRKTLELELTPEQKAAIEKLGWDELMETLKKRFEEQNERHEGGSRWIGTGGTSPFGAWGHNPQGVRIGQDKGRNRNAVKVWDQRAYQDYDDARELGTRTIKVALRRLRRFAREGAAEELDLDATIHGTAANAGLLDIRMVPERHNRVKVLLLMDVGGTMDEHVHRVEELFSAAKSEFKHLEFYYFHNCVYDFVWKNNRRRYSEKTPTWDLIRTYNKDYKLVFVGDATMSPYEILQPGGSVEYNNEEPGAEWLRRLTEAFPRFAWINPEPQGVWAYRQSISIVQQLMNQRMFPLTLSGLEGAMRLLSK; encoded by the coding sequence ATGCTGATCGACTTCTTCTACACGCTGCGCGCCGCCAAGCTGCCGGTCTCGGTAAAGGAGTTCCTCACCCTGCTGGAGGCGCTCCAGGCCGGCGTCGTCGACGGCTCGGTCGACGACTTCTATTACCTCGCCCGCGCGACGCTGGTGAAGGACGAGGCGCACTACGACAAGTTCGACCGCGCTTTCGGCGCCTACTTCAAGGGCGTCGAGCTGCTGACCGACTTCACGCGCGAGGTGCCGCTGGACTGGCTGCGCAAGACGCTGGAGCTGGAGCTGACACCCGAGCAGAAGGCGGCCATCGAGAAGCTGGGCTGGGACGAGCTGATGGAGACGCTGAAGAAGCGTTTCGAGGAGCAGAACGAGCGCCACGAAGGCGGCAGCAGGTGGATCGGCACCGGCGGCACCAGCCCGTTCGGCGCCTGGGGCCACAACCCGCAGGGCGTGCGCATCGGCCAGGACAAGGGGCGCAACCGCAACGCGGTCAAGGTCTGGGACCAGCGCGCCTACCAGGACTACGACGACGCCCGCGAGCTCGGCACGCGCACGATCAAGGTCGCGCTGCGCCGGCTGCGGCGCTTCGCGCGCGAAGGCGCGGCCGAGGAGCTGGACCTGGACGCGACGATCCACGGCACCGCCGCCAACGCCGGGCTGCTGGACATCCGCATGGTCCCCGAGCGCCACAACCGCGTGAAGGTGCTGCTGCTGATGGATGTCGGCGGCACGATGGACGAACACGTTCATCGCGTGGAGGAGCTGTTCAGCGCCGCCAAGAGCGAGTTCAAGCACCTCGAGTTCTATTACTTCCACAACTGCGTCTACGACTTCGTCTGGAAGAACAACCGGCGCCGCTATTCAGAAAAGACGCCCACTTGGGACCTGATCCGCACCTACAACAAGGACTACAAGCTGGTCTTCGTCGGCGACGCGACGATGAGCCCGTACGAGATCCTGCAGCCCGGCGGCAGCGTCGAATACAACAACGAGGAACCCGGCGCCGAATGGCTGCGCCGGCTGACCGAAGCCTTCCCCCGGTTCGCGTGGATCAACCCCGAGCCGCAGGGCGTCTGGGCCTATCGTCAGAGCATCTCGATCGTGCAGCAGCTGATGAACCAGCGCATGTTCCCGCTGACCCTCTCCGGACTCGAAGGCGCGATGCGGCTGCTGAGCAAATGA
- a CDS encoding autotransporter assembly complex protein TamA: MKRVLTGLVAALAAGAALAAGEPEAAPPPDAAASAAEAPAAPPASVEVDAPAALKALLEQHLDIARVATLAPGSTLDDSEWARLIDGAPAQVRELLQTEGYFDPTVIMVRSVGNVGERHVRLELQPGPRTRVERVTIEVEGALGSAAEAGDKQARDTVADLRRAWALPAGEAFRNPDWTAAKAAALARLRAAGYAGASWKATAAEVETADHAARLFLVADSGPLFRFGELVVDGLVVHERETVEHLAALQPGAPLTEAVLLDYQERLQKAGLFDSAAVTLDPDVAQADHARVLVHVKEAPLQVYTFGIGVSANTGPRASLEHAYRRVFGYPLTASNTFSLAQKKQTWTGEVSTHPGENLYRELVGGAVDREEGKEDVVLSQRLRLGRTKDTQRLERLYFVEAERSARWTNTGEHIHTNTIAYSINHHGVWRELDSVVLPTEGFSVSLQTGLGHAHGSAGETGPFSRLYGRFTGYLPIGKTWYGSARVELGQVVKRDAVAVPDSQLFRAGGDDSVRGYAYRSLTPTVNGAESGGTSLFTTSLELARPLSASMPSVWGAVFVDAGRAANGFTSLNPAIGTGIGVRWRSPVGPLKVDLAWGEETRSVRLHFSVGIAY; the protein is encoded by the coding sequence ATGAAGCGTGTGCTGACGGGCCTCGTCGCGGCACTGGCCGCGGGGGCCGCCCTGGCGGCTGGCGAACCCGAAGCGGCGCCGCCCCCCGACGCTGCGGCATCGGCCGCCGAAGCGCCGGCCGCGCCGCCGGCCAGCGTCGAGGTCGACGCGCCTGCAGCGCTGAAGGCGCTGCTCGAGCAGCACCTGGACATCGCGCGCGTGGCGACGCTGGCGCCGGGCAGCACGCTGGACGACAGCGAATGGGCGCGCCTGATCGACGGCGCGCCGGCACAGGTGCGCGAGCTGCTGCAGACCGAGGGCTATTTCGACCCGACGGTGATCATGGTGCGCTCGGTCGGCAACGTCGGCGAACGCCACGTGCGGCTGGAGCTGCAACCCGGCCCGCGCACCCGCGTCGAGCGCGTGACGATCGAGGTCGAAGGGGCGCTGGGCAGCGCCGCCGAGGCCGGCGACAAACAGGCCCGCGACACGGTGGCCGACCTGCGCCGCGCCTGGGCGCTGCCGGCCGGCGAGGCCTTCCGCAACCCCGACTGGACGGCCGCCAAGGCCGCGGCGCTGGCGCGGCTGCGTGCCGCCGGTTATGCCGGCGCCAGCTGGAAAGCCACCGCCGCCGAAGTCGAGACCGCCGACCACGCCGCACGCCTGTTCCTGGTGGCCGACAGCGGGCCGCTGTTCCGCTTCGGCGAGCTGGTCGTCGACGGCCTCGTCGTGCACGAGCGCGAGACCGTCGAGCATCTGGCGGCCTTGCAGCCCGGCGCGCCGCTGACCGAGGCCGTGCTGCTGGACTACCAGGAACGGCTGCAGAAGGCCGGGCTCTTCGACAGCGCCGCCGTCACGCTGGACCCGGACGTCGCGCAGGCCGACCACGCCCGCGTGCTGGTGCACGTGAAGGAGGCGCCGCTGCAGGTCTACACCTTCGGCATCGGCGTCAGCGCCAACACCGGGCCGCGGGCCTCGCTGGAGCACGCCTACCGGCGCGTCTTCGGCTACCCGCTGACGGCCAGCAACACCTTCTCGCTGGCGCAGAAGAAGCAGACCTGGACCGGCGAAGTCAGCACCCACCCGGGCGAGAACCTGTATCGCGAGCTGGTCGGCGGCGCCGTCGACCGCGAGGAAGGCAAAGAGGACGTCGTGCTGTCGCAGCGGCTGCGCCTGGGCCGCACCAAGGACACGCAGCGCCTGGAGCGGCTTTACTTCGTCGAGGCCGAGCGTTCGGCGCGCTGGACGAACACCGGCGAGCACATCCACACCAACACGATCGCCTACTCGATCAACCACCACGGCGTCTGGCGCGAGCTCGACAGCGTCGTGCTGCCGACCGAAGGCTTCTCGGTGTCGCTGCAGACCGGCCTGGGCCATGCCCACGGCAGTGCCGGCGAGACCGGCCCGTTCTCGCGCCTGTACGGCCGCTTCACCGGCTATCTGCCGATCGGCAAGACCTGGTACGGCAGCGCGCGGGTGGAACTGGGCCAGGTCGTCAAACGCGACGCCGTCGCGGTGCCGGATTCGCAGCTCTTCCGTGCCGGCGGCGACGACTCGGTGCGCGGTTACGCCTATCGCAGCCTGACGCCGACGGTCAACGGCGCCGAGTCGGGCGGCACCTCGCTGTTCACCACCAGCCTGGAGCTGGCCCGGCCGCTCTCGGCGTCCATGCCCTCGGTCTGGGGCGCGGTCTTCGTCGACGCCGGGCGCGCGGCCAACGGCTTCACGAGCCTGAACCCGGCGATCGGCACCGGCATCGGCGTGCGCTGGCGCAGCCCGGTGGGGCCGCTGAAGGTGGACCTGGCGTGGGGCGAGGAGACGCGGTCCGTTCGTTTGCACTTCAGTGTCGGGATCGCGTATTGA
- a CDS encoding translocation/assembly module TamB domain-containing protein: MTEQGRETPQEAPVPVRRRRWWPWLIAVPVVLAAGAVGGVWGLLHSDAGTRWLGTRLPFVTAEGTRGALFDEVFEADKVVVRWDQGRQSVTVTGFRGEGLRWSWRPHARAWFGIDATKAVAREVIVDTGPPSGHGAHLPSGIGIPLQIRAERAELETLDVDGFQLHRLRARAWVGEPNLLYRVEDAELDWGKARLAGHAQLGFDVPFALGGQAEARPIDADTPLDATIRASGTLDRIVLAGTLRGTPQPGKATPSAEVSTTLLPFAPWVLAQLDAKTTALDLGAFVAGAPETRLSGHAKLDAPPAGERPMLADVALDNALPGRWDAGRLPLSRIEADLQGSSKSRRQVDIRRLALQFAGDGRPAGRWSAHGRWDGPALTLESALDAVTPQRLDRRAPAMTLSGPVTLELGGLPSPDDWTGPRPASSAALRATLDGRVEGAAQAVHLRLDGRAAPDQVELKEFDASAGAAVARLTLDARRGDAGWQLATRGTLAGFDPLPWWPGEPGSAWRQGPHRVSGGWELDLALPPEPRSLPLPALLQRTAGHGTLKVDDSMLAGVPLTLDLALEQSGGRGGSSRVRLEAAAAGNKLVASGQGRPSANGADDRWTLNLDAGTLAALAPLVRLLPDGAGWAPQGGSARGELSASGRWPDLQTQGHLELRQFGSRELEVAAASADWRLSTGGLAQQPLELQADVSGLRWGRQSARQLRAELHGTWQEHHLLVAGALPLAPPPLLERWFGLRSMSGTRAQLQATGAWTAAPGGGGRWAGRIERLGIGAWDGGAIAPPGSDWRTDWVDARDLGAELQFGRGGTLERLQAAPGRIRFARAVDLRWDAVQADWAGSAAPRFALRMDVDPVAVAPLLERVQPTMGWGGDLRAGAHVDIRAGDRFDAEVVVERHDGDLDITDENTTQSLGLSAARLALSAHDGQWRFSQALAGSNIGRMAASLGVRTSSASRWPEPEAPLDGTLELEVANLGVWAAWVPPGWRLSGRLHTNAAIGGKFGAPEYTGMIEGRDLGVRNLLQGVNVGPGTVAIRLEGTDARIETLRFKGGDGQLELSGGATFGATPNAQLKAVAERFRVLGRIDRQLVASGNATLALDAQKFALNGRVVVDEGLFDATRADAPSLDADVTVRRPGEAPPPEDDAAVPHARRDVDIALDVDLGHKLRVRGRGLDTELRGQLRLTTPGGKPAVNGSVSTENGTYAAYAQKLEIDRGILAFTGAMDNPRLDILALRPNIDVQVGVLISGTAQSPRARLYSETEMTDTDRLSWLVLGRASDGLGRADAALLQRAAVALMAGEGEAPTDTLMRNLGIDELSVHQSETTSATTGAEVRDTVISLGKQLSRRWYVGYERGVNATTGTWQLVYRIAQRFTLRAQSGADNALDLIWVWRLDDEQLPGTRPLIGAGRRLGQATGLVPSAASAPSSPAASAPR, from the coding sequence ATGACTGAGCAGGGTCGGGAGACGCCGCAGGAAGCGCCGGTGCCCGTGCGGCGGCGGCGCTGGTGGCCTTGGCTGATCGCGGTGCCGGTGGTGCTGGCGGCCGGGGCGGTGGGCGGTGTCTGGGGGCTGCTGCACAGCGACGCGGGCACGCGCTGGCTGGGCACGCGGCTGCCGTTCGTCACGGCGGAGGGCACGCGCGGGGCGCTGTTCGACGAGGTGTTCGAGGCCGACAAGGTCGTCGTGCGCTGGGACCAGGGGCGGCAGTCGGTGACGGTGACCGGGTTCCGCGGCGAAGGGCTGCGCTGGTCGTGGCGGCCGCATGCACGCGCCTGGTTCGGCATCGACGCGACCAAGGCCGTGGCGCGCGAGGTCATCGTCGACACCGGGCCGCCCAGCGGCCACGGCGCGCACCTGCCCTCGGGCATCGGCATCCCGCTGCAGATCCGCGCCGAGCGCGCCGAACTCGAGACGCTGGACGTCGACGGCTTCCAGCTGCACCGGCTGCGCGCCCGGGCCTGGGTCGGCGAGCCCAACCTGCTGTACCGCGTCGAAGACGCCGAACTCGACTGGGGCAAAGCCCGCCTGGCCGGCCACGCGCAGCTCGGCTTCGACGTCCCGTTCGCGCTCGGCGGCCAAGCCGAGGCGCGGCCGATCGACGCCGACACGCCGCTGGACGCGACGATCCGCGCCAGCGGCACGCTGGATCGCATCGTGCTGGCCGGCACGCTGCGTGGCACGCCGCAGCCGGGCAAGGCGACGCCGTCGGCCGAGGTGTCGACGACGCTGCTGCCCTTCGCGCCCTGGGTGCTGGCGCAGCTGGACGCGAAGACCACGGCGCTGGACCTCGGCGCCTTCGTTGCCGGCGCGCCCGAAACGCGGCTCAGCGGCCACGCCAAGCTGGACGCGCCGCCGGCCGGCGAGCGCCCGATGCTGGCCGACGTCGCGCTGGACAACGCCCTGCCCGGCCGCTGGGATGCCGGTCGGCTGCCGCTGTCGCGCATCGAAGCCGACCTGCAGGGGTCGAGCAAGAGCCGGCGCCAGGTCGACATCCGCCGCCTGGCGCTGCAGTTCGCCGGCGACGGCCGCCCGGCCGGACGCTGGAGCGCCCACGGCCGCTGGGACGGCCCGGCGCTGACGCTGGAGTCGGCGCTGGACGCCGTGACGCCGCAGCGCCTGGACCGCCGCGCGCCGGCGATGACGCTGTCCGGCCCGGTGACGCTGGAGCTCGGCGGCCTGCCGTCGCCGGACGACTGGACCGGCCCGCGCCCGGCGTCTTCCGCTGCGCTGCGCGCGACGCTGGACGGACGTGTCGAGGGCGCCGCCCAGGCGGTGCACCTGCGCCTGGACGGCCGCGCCGCGCCCGACCAAGTCGAGCTGAAGGAGTTCGACGCCAGCGCCGGCGCCGCCGTCGCCCGGCTGACGCTGGACGCGCGACGCGGCGACGCCGGCTGGCAGCTCGCCACGCGCGGCACCCTGGCCGGGTTCGACCCGCTGCCCTGGTGGCCGGGTGAACCCGGTTCGGCCTGGCGCCAGGGCCCGCACCGCGTCAGCGGCGGCTGGGAGCTCGACCTGGCGCTGCCGCCCGAACCGCGCAGCCTGCCGCTGCCGGCGCTGCTGCAGCGCACCGCCGGCCACGGCACGCTGAAAGTCGACGACTCGATGCTGGCCGGCGTGCCGCTGACGCTGGACCTGGCGCTCGAACAATCGGGCGGCCGTGGCGGCAGCAGCCGCGTGCGCCTGGAAGCCGCCGCCGCCGGCAACAAGCTCGTCGCCAGCGGCCAGGGCCGGCCGTCGGCCAACGGCGCCGACGACCGCTGGACGCTGAACCTGGACGCCGGCACGCTGGCCGCGCTGGCGCCGCTGGTGCGCCTGCTGCCCGACGGCGCCGGCTGGGCGCCGCAAGGCGGCAGCGCGCGGGGCGAGCTGAGCGCCAGCGGGCGCTGGCCCGACCTGCAGACCCAGGGCCATCTGGAGCTGCGCCAGTTCGGCTCGCGTGAACTCGAGGTCGCCGCCGCCAGCGCCGACTGGCGGCTGTCCACCGGCGGGCTGGCGCAGCAGCCGCTGGAGCTGCAGGCCGACGTCTCCGGGCTGCGCTGGGGACGCCAGAGCGCGCGCCAGCTGCGCGCCGAGCTGCACGGCACCTGGCAGGAACACCATCTGCTGGTCGCCGGCGCCTTGCCGCTGGCGCCGCCACCGCTGCTGGAGCGCTGGTTCGGCCTGCGCTCGATGTCCGGCACGCGTGCCCAGTTGCAGGCCACCGGCGCCTGGACCGCCGCCCCTGGCGGCGGCGGGCGCTGGGCCGGGCGCATCGAACGCCTGGGCATCGGCGCCTGGGACGGCGGCGCCATCGCGCCGCCGGGCAGCGACTGGCGCACAGACTGGGTCGACGCCCGCGATCTCGGCGCCGAGTTGCAGTTCGGCCGCGGCGGCACGCTCGAACGCCTGCAGGCCGCACCCGGGCGCATCCGCTTCGCCCGCGCCGTCGACCTGCGCTGGGACGCCGTGCAGGCCGACTGGGCCGGCAGCGCCGCGCCGCGTTTCGCGCTGCGCATGGACGTCGACCCGGTGGCCGTGGCACCGCTGCTCGAACGCGTGCAGCCGACGATGGGCTGGGGCGGCGACCTGCGCGCCGGCGCGCACGTCGACATCCGCGCCGGCGACCGCTTCGACGCCGAGGTCGTCGTCGAGCGCCACGACGGCGACCTCGACATCACCGACGAGAACACGACCCAGTCGCTGGGGCTGAGCGCGGCGCGCCTGGCGCTGTCGGCGCACGACGGCCAGTGGCGCTTCAGCCAGGCGCTGGCCGGCAGCAACATCGGCCGCATGGCGGCCTCGCTGGGCGTGCGCACCAGCAGCGCCAGCCGCTGGCCCGAGCCCGAGGCGCCGCTGGACGGCACGCTGGAGCTGGAAGTCGCCAACCTCGGCGTCTGGGCGGCCTGGGTGCCGCCGGGCTGGAGGCTGTCGGGGCGGCTGCACACCAACGCCGCGATCGGCGGCAAGTTCGGCGCGCCCGAGTACACCGGCATGATCGAAGGCCGCGACCTCGGCGTGCGCAACCTGCTGCAGGGCGTCAACGTCGGCCCGGGCACGGTGGCGATCCGCCTCGAAGGCACCGACGCACGCATCGAGACCTTGCGCTTCAAGGGCGGCGACGGCCAGCTCGAACTGAGCGGCGGCGCGACCTTCGGCGCCACGCCCAACGCCCAGCTCAAGGCCGTCGCCGAACGCTTCCGCGTGCTCGGCCGCATCGACCGCCAGCTCGTCGCCAGCGGCAACGCCACGCTGGCGCTGGACGCGCAGAAGTTCGCGCTGAACGGCCGCGTCGTGGTCGACGAAGGCCTGTTCGACGCGACCCGCGCCGACGCGCCCTCGCTGGACGCCGACGTCACGGTGCGCCGCCCCGGCGAGGCGCCGCCGCCCGAGGACGACGCCGCCGTGCCGCACGCCCGGCGCGACGTCGACATCGCGCTGGACGTCGACCTCGGCCACAAGCTGCGCGTGCGCGGGCGCGGCCTGGACACCGAGCTGCGCGGCCAGCTGCGGCTGACGACGCCGGGCGGCAAACCCGCCGTCAACGGCAGCGTCAGCACCGAGAACGGCACCTACGCCGCCTACGCCCAGAAGCTGGAGATCGACCGCGGCATCCTGGCCTTCACCGGTGCGATGGACAACCCGCGGCTGGACATCCTGGCGCTGCGGCCGAACATCGACGTGCAGGTCGGCGTGCTGATCAGCGGCACGGCGCAGAGCCCGCGTGCGCGGCTGTATTCCGAGACCGAGATGACCGACACCGACCGGCTGTCCTGGCTGGTGCTGGGCCGCGCCTCCGACGGCCTGGGCCGCGCCGACGCCGCGCTGCTGCAGCGTGCCGCCGTCGCGCTGATGGCCGGCGAAGGCGAGGCGCCGACCGACACGCTGATGCGCAACCTCGGCATCGACGAACTGAGCGTGCACCAGAGCGAAACGACCAGCGCCACCACCGGCGCCGAAGTGCGCGACACCGTCATCTCGCTGGGCAAGCAGCTCTCGCGGCGCTGGTACGTCGGCTACGAACGCGGCGTCAACGCCACCACCGGCACCTGGCAGCTCGTCTACCGCATCGCCCAGCGCTTCACGCTGCGGGCGCAGAGCGGCGCCGACAACGCGCTCGACCTGATCTGGGTCTGGCGTCTGGACGACGAACAGCTGCCCGGCACCCGGCCGCTGATCGGCGCCGGCCGCCGCCTCGGCCAGGCCACCGGGCTGGTGCCGTCGGCCGCCTCCGCACCGTCGTCGCCCGCGGCCTCCGCGCCGCGCTGA
- a CDS encoding DUF4124 domain-containing protein: MRYGITAFVALLAGAASAQTVYRCEGPGGQAVFQQQPCANGGRAVDARPANSPMSSDPDVARRLAREREGTMTEDEMFQRYGQPALTNTDRFGNSVSRQHIYRYADGSSRYIYTRDGIVVGMQERPAEAPGPGRAVGPGSGSEPCYSEQQIRAERVSASSITLSERQRQERERRISEMERCRR, from the coding sequence ATGCGATACGGGATCACGGCCTTCGTGGCGTTGCTGGCCGGCGCCGCATCGGCCCAGACCGTCTACCGCTGCGAAGGCCCGGGCGGCCAGGCGGTGTTCCAGCAGCAGCCCTGCGCCAACGGCGGCCGCGCCGTCGACGCCAGGCCGGCGAACTCGCCGATGTCGAGCGACCCCGACGTCGCGCGCCGCCTGGCGCGCGAGCGCGAGGGCACGATGACCGAGGACGAGATGTTCCAGCGCTACGGCCAGCCGGCGCTGACCAACACCGACCGCTTCGGCAACAGCGTCTCGCGCCAGCACATTTACCGTTATGCCGACGGCAGCTCGCGCTACATCTACACGCGCGACGGCATCGTCGTCGGCATGCAGGAGCGCCCGGCCGAAGCGCCGGGCCCCGGCAGGGCAGTCGGCCCCGGCTCCGGCTCCGAGCCCTGCTACAGCGAGCAGCAGATCCGCGCCGAACGGGTGTCGGCGAGCTCGATCACCTTGAGCGAGCGCCAGCGCCAGGAGCGCGAACGCCGCATCAGCGAGATGGAACGCTGCCGGCGCTGA
- a CDS encoding copper chaperone PCu(A)C: MTTLKTLAATAALVMVTAASAAEPPVVRLVDGWARSSGPAETATEAYVAITADEPLRLVGARSPWAAEVQVAAPGGVLRLAAGRTTRLQPGGAALRLVGLRWQVRDGDVIPVSLVFEDAGGRRFVRHFGAVGRSPDRGLTGPTARLSAGSVPSR; encoded by the coding sequence ATGACGACCCTGAAGACCCTGGCCGCGACGGCCGCCCTGGTGATGGTCACGGCCGCGTCCGCCGCCGAGCCGCCCGTCGTGCGGCTCGTTGACGGCTGGGCGCGCAGCAGCGGCCCGGCGGAAACGGCGACCGAGGCTTACGTGGCGATCACCGCCGACGAGCCGCTGCGCCTGGTCGGCGCGCGCTCGCCCTGGGCTGCCGAGGTGCAGGTCGCCGCCCCGGGCGGCGTGCTGAGGCTGGCCGCCGGGCGCACGACGCGGCTGCAACCCGGTGGCGCCGCGCTGCGCCTCGTCGGCCTGCGCTGGCAGGTGCGCGACGGCGACGTCATCCCGGTCTCGCTGGTCTTCGAAGACGCCGGCGGGCGGCGCTTCGTGCGGCATTTCGGGGCCGTAGGCCGCTCGCCGGATCGTGGTCTCACGGGGCCGACGGCGCGTCTCAGCGCCGGCAGCGTTCCATCTCGCTGA